acacacacactcaatatcacacacaccaaacatcacacacacacacactcaatatcacacacaccaaacatcacacacacacacacactaaatatcacacacaacagacaaaccataaacatcacacacaccaaacatcacacacacacactcaatatcacacacaccaaacatcacacacacacacactaaatatcacacacaccaaacatcacacacacacacacaccaaacatcacacacacacactcaatatcacacacaccaaacatcacacacacaaacactaaatatcacacacaccaaacatcacacacacacacacactaaatatcacacacaccaaacatcacacacacacacactcaatatgacacacaccaaacatcacacacacactcaatatcacacacaccaaacatcacacacacacacactcaatatcacacacaccaaacatcacacacacacactcaatatcacacacaccaaacatcacacacacacactcaatatcacacacaccaaacatcacacacacactaaatatcacacacactcaatatcaaacacaccaaacatcacaaacacacacactaaatatcacacacaccaaacatcacacacacactaaatatcacacacactcaatatcaaacacaccaaacatcacaaacacacacactaaatatcacacacaccaaacatcacacacacactaaatatcacacacactcaatatcaaacacaccaaacatcacaaacacacacactaaatatcacacacaccaaacatcacacacacacactcaatatcacacacaccaaacatcacacacacacactcaatatcacacacaccaaacatcacacagacacacactaaatatcacacacaccaaacatcacacacacactaaatatcacacacactcaatatcaaacacaccaaacatcacacacacacactcaatatcacacacaccaaacatcacacagacacacactcaatattacacacacacctacacccacacatgccaccccccaccccccatggAAGTGAATGTAACTGTAATTGAATATACAGTGTGTCCACTCTGTCCTTCAGAGGTcatatacattattatacattGTTATCAAtattataaaatttataaataaatacataaataaaatatataattattatttatatgtagtgtgtgaatattaatacattaataaacaaaaatatctaTTACACTtgatctgtgtttatatgtggtgtgtgtatgatgtagggATAAAATCtactacatttattattaataatgtattttttatttttattaataatggaAATTTACTCGTGACGTCCTCCTCGCTCAATAGCTGGCCACGCCCCTCTCAATTTGGCAACGCCTCTGTCGTTTGCATATTCATCAGGTGACGCGTCGTCATTACTTCCGCATTCGGTTCCCGGCCACGCGCCACGCTATAAACCGGGGGTCATGTGACCGTGTTGTTGTTCATCATGGCGGCGCGCGGCTCTGTCTCTCTGGCTGTGTTTCTGCTCCTGGGTCCGGCGGCGGGTGTGTGGTGTTTCCCCAGCCTGAGAGAACCGGGGTGCGGGTATAAggtacacacgcacacgcacacgcacacacacacacacacacacacacacacacacacacacacacacaccaaacatcacacacaccaaacatcacacacaccaaacatcacacacaccaaatatcacacacaccaaatatcacacacacacacacacacacacacacacacacaaaatatgtgGTGTTTCCCCAGCCTGAGAGAACCGGGGTGCAGGTACAaggtgtgtgaacacacacacacacacacacacacagtgtttgagAAAGTTGTGTCTCGGGTtctgtgtgatgtctctgtcaCTTTTCTTTATCTGTCTTTAAACCCTGCATGGTCtctgtgaggaagaggagcagtCTGTACGTGAATGAAAATATAGCCTGATGTTTAGAACATCTGgattataaatacagatatatCCGCGTTCTCTCGTGCTGTTTCCTGCACAGATCTTACTGATACACCTCGGGTCAGggctgtgatgatgatgatgatgatgatgatgatgatgatgatgatgatgatgttctgtgagctggagtctgtgtttatttctcagtgcatggacagacagatgttcGTGTTTATAGCTGTGTATtagtgagaacaggaagtacCCCGAGCCACTGTCCCACAACAagaacaggaagtaaacagAACAGACTTTTAAAGCTGCTGTCATGTCCAGTAGAGTTTTAATTCTAGTCAAATGTTCAACTTCAGTCCtacacagtgttttattgtgtgtgtgtgtgtgtgtgtgtgtgtgtgtttagtcatGTCCAGCGACGAAGCCATCCATGCTGAATGTACACTTGGTTCCTCACACACATGATGACGTGGGCTGGTTAAAGACTGTGGATCAGTACTACTAtggaggtcacacacacacacacacacacacacacacacacacagaagtgatATACACACTGTGTTCTGCACTAATCCCCATTTTATCACCTCATTAACATCACATGGTGGAGCATCACGTGTGTTCATTCTGAACTCTACAGCTCCATCAtctttcacactctcactacgGTTTCTGTTTCTGCTTCACCTTCAACACATAGTAACGCCTGTGTCCACACCACACCTGCATCCACACCACGCCTGCGtcccagaggtggacagtaaagaagtacatttacttgagtactgtacttaagtacactttttgagtatctgtactttacttgagtattattttttctggatactttttactttaacttcactacatttgaaagacaaatactctacttttactccactacatttctgtcaaggtcattgagtagaaagtagttacattaatcataggattttttttcactcttgtagcgtcacgtgttgtaaagttcagtggttttccatcacttttttgaactcaattgatcaatttctgacaaaatggacgaagatatgctttgtatattatacaccaccaacacattggtaatgatgttagttaacacacaaaaacgtatgctgtgtccaaattctcatacgatgtgtcctaaatagtattcaaaaatagaattagtatgccccaaatcgcagtatactgaaaagagtattccaaaaattcctggatgctctactacttccagtagaaattcaaagtgcagaacaatgcacactctaacgggtaatattgcccacaatgcATATAATATACCATATACCATATAATACACCATATacacaatggtgtaaatgcatattaaaacgatgtaaatgaattgtggaaatatatataactctgttaaagcagtgttgctgttgggtggttggacagctacagttgtgtagctgggttttaaagcagtttagatttttttttctgaccagtcttcatttacagaccattagattgaaatgttcatgagtggatacacatagatgtgtacaggtacaactcaaaatttagaatataaggaaaaaggtcaatattttttgtcactcagttcagaaagttaaacccatatattatatagattcattacacatagagtgaaatatttcaagcctttatttcttgaaattgtgatgattatggcttacagataaggaaaacccaaaattctgtgtctcagagaattagaatattgtgaaaaagttcaatattggaaagtcatggtgtcacaccctaattagctaattacctcaaaacacctgcaaaggtttcctgagcttttaaatggtctctcagtctgggtcagtaggctacacaatcatggggaagactgctgacttgacagttatccagaagacagtcaataacaccctccacaaggaggggaagccacaaaaggtcattactaaagaagctggttgttcacagagtgctgtatccaagcatattcatagaaagttgagtggaaggaaaaagtgtggtaggagaaggtgcaccagcaaaagggataaccgcagccttgagaggactgtcaggcaaaatccattcaagaatttgggggagcttcacaAGAAGTGGACTGAGGCTGGAGTCAGCACATCAAGAGCCACTACTCACAaacgaatcctagacatggcctacaaatgtcacATTCCTcatgtcaagccactcctgaaccagagacaacgtcagaagcatcttacctgggctgtggagaaaaagagctggactgttgctcagtggtccaaagtcctcttttcagatgaaagtaagttttgcatttcatttggaaatcaaggtcccagagtctggaggaagagtggagaggcacagaatccatgttgcttgaagtccagtgtgaagtgtccacagtcagtgGTGATTTGGgttgccatgtcatctgctggtgttggtccaatgtgttttctgaagtccacagtcaacgcagccatctacccggaaattttagagcacttcatgcttccttctgttgacaagctttatggaaatgctgatttcattttccagcaggacttggcacctgcccacactgctaaaggtaccataagcaGGTTCAATGACcgtggtgttactgtgcttgattggccagcaaactcgcctgacctgaaccccatagagaatctatggggtattgtcaagaggaagatgagagacaccagacccaacaatgcagatgacctgaaggctgctatcaaagtaacctgggcttccattacacctgagcagtgccacaggctgagtgcctccatgccacgccgcattgatgcagtaattcatgcaaaaggcccaaccaagtattgagtgcatagaaacgaacatacttttcagaagtctgacagttctctttgaaatatccttttttattgatcttatgtaatattctaattttctgagacacagaattttgggttttccttatctgtaagccataatcacaatttcaagaaataaggttgctaggttgctacaaaaggtactgtaagtattgcatacaacaatgcaacaataataaaacaatgtgttgacatttacttttgatacttaagtacttttaaaaacaagaacttctgtacttttacttaagtaaaaatctgtctttacaacttttacttgtaatggagtaatgtttgaccagtagtatttgtactttcactcaagtaaggaagttgtgtattTCGTCCACCTCTGCTGCGTCCACACCACGCCTGCGTCCACACCTGAGgattagaataaaaatatataaaaattgcTGAAATAACTATCAAATAAGACAGACATTTGAGTTGTACACagaataaggtgtgtgtgtgtctatggtgtatgtctgtggtgtgtgtgtgcgcatctgtgtatggcgtgtctgtgtgtgtatgtaggccGTAATGATATCCAGCACGCCGGGGTTCAGTACATCCTGGACTCTGTGGTGTCGGAGCTGCAGAAGGATCCAGCGCGCAGGTTCATCTATGTGGAGACGGCGTTCTTCTACCGCTGGTGGAAAAATCAGGAGCAAGAGACAAGGAACATCGTCACACAGCTGGTGGAGCAGGGTACGAGTGTGAGGAACAGAACATcaactaaagaaagaaaagggagaaaagagaaagcaggaaaggaagaaagattATAGTGGTGATTTTTCCACTGActttctctcccctctcccctctcctctctgtcttaaccccccaccccccccaccccgCAGGGCGGTTGGAGTTCGTTAATGGAGGTTGGTGTATGAGTGATGAAGCCAGCACACACTACAGTGCAGTAATAGATCAGATGACTCTGGGTCTGCGCTTTTTAAACGAGACTTTTGGAGATTGCGCTAGACCTCGCGTGGCCTGGCACATCGACCCTTTCGGCCACGCCCGGGAACACGCCTCCATGTTTGCCCAGGTAACAGTCGTGTCCTGATAACATACACCTACCCCAGGTAACACGCGTGTCCTGATGACGCACACCTACCCCAGGTAACACGCGTGTCCTGATGACACACACCTGCCCTCGAACTTCTGGACATTATATCTTGGTCGATATCATTCACTTAGCCAATACACACCTTATGTGGTAGTTGGTGTATGTTAAGGTGTTTAGATgtcgtgtgtgtgcgcgtgtgtgtgtttcagatgggTTATGATGGCTTCTTCTTCGGCCGTCTGGATTATCAGGATAAAGCACACAGGATGCAGATgaaggagatggagatggtgtggaGAGCGAGTGAGAGCCTAGAAGCACCAACTGCTGACCTCTTCactggtatacacacacacacacacacacacactttgaggtCAGACCCATTTCATTTGGATGGACAAggatgtcatatatatatatatatatatatatatatatatatatatatatatatatattagttttatatatatattatatatataatatgtgtgtgtgtgtgtgtgtgtgtgtgtaggaattcTCCCAAATGGTTATAACCCTCCTGCAGGGTTCTGTTGGGATCAGTCATGCTCTGACACACCAGTGCAGGATGACCCAGACCTTGAGGACTACAATGTGGACCAAATAGTGGACACTTTCATTAGAATCTCGTACACACAGGTGAGGAGAGGTGGGGACAGATGAGGAGAGAcgtggggggaggggggaggggagAGGTGGGGGGACGGGGGAGGGGAGAGGTGGGGGGACGTGGGGGGACGGGGGAGGGGAGAGGTGGGGGGACGTGGGGGGACGGGGGAGGGGAGAGGTGGGGGGACGTGGGGGGACGGGGGAGGGGAGAGGTGGGGGGACGGTGACAGTCGGTGACAGTTGACAGTGTGGATCACAAGGCTGTTGtctaaaactgtgtgtgtgtgaatcccaCAGGCTGAGATATACAAGACGAATCACATCATCATGACAATGGGTTCAGATTTTCAGTATGAGAACGCTGTCCCCTGGTACAAGAACATGGACAAACTCATCCGCTACGTTAACGCCAAGCAGGCCGGAGGAAGCAAAGTCCATGTCCTCTACTCCACACCTTCATGCTACCTACAGGAACTCAACCTAGCTAACATCAGCTGGTCGGTTCACTCACagacatgcgcgcacacacacacacacacacacacacacacacacagtgtgttactTGTTCTAGCTCATTTGACTGTAttacttctttatttttctcttcgTCTCTCAGGCCGTTAAAGACGGATGATTTTTTCCCGTACGCCGACAACGCTCATAATTTCTGGACCGGTTACTTCACCAGTCGTCCGGCACTCAAACGCTACGAGAGACTCTGTAATAGCTTCTTGcaggtcaacacacacacacacacacacacacacactcctgtacagGGTGGATGAAAAGGAACTATAAACATGTCGCGTATCTTGTAGGTACACTAACAGGAATTTAGACTCTGAACTCAGGACTGTTTTCATTACCCTCTAATGTgtctgtgtaatgtgtttgtgtctcagacGTGTAATCAGTTGGAGGTGCTCGGTGGCCCGAAGTCTACACACGGCCCGTTTGGACAGGGAGACAGCGACACACTGAGTACGTTCATTACTATGTCACAGAAATCCTCTGGATTTCTATTGGCTGCTCTGTAATTGACTGAATTGCTCTCTGTCCAATCAGAGCGTGCGATGGCTGTAGCGCAGCACCATGATGCAGTTTCAGGCACTGAAAAGCAGCACGTTGCCGACGACTACGCCAAGAGGCTCGCGATTGGCTCAGCACATTGCCAGGTAAaactgctgatgatgatgatgatgatgatgatgataaactaGATCCTGTTTTTGAGCTGAACTCGATGAAGGAAAAGCCAAATGAAGTTCATCACTGAAGTTATCGGGTAGAAAAAGAAAGGGCAGATGAAGCTTTCTTTCCCTCGGGCATGTGATGAGTTGGACACCTGGAGATGCATCTGGTTACATCATCTCTAACCGTACCCGAGTTCACCCTGAGCAGGAAGCCCTGATCTTCATCACTAGCCATCTTGAGGTTGTTTCTGTGGCCTCGGGTTCCTGACATCTTTCATTGTGCCGTCCAGTGACCAGGTCCACCTTCATTCTTGATCCATCTTCCACAGTGTTCCTCACCTGTTCCTTACTATTTTCAAGGAAATTTCACTAATCAACTAACCGGTCATACGTCTACCTCCACAAGGACCATGTCTTATCTAACTGCTGCAGTGGAACTCGTGATGCTCCTGAGAGTCGATCTTCACCTGCTGGTCACCTTTGCAGTGCTTTTGGTTTTCTTTCCTGTTTTGACAATTACAAAGTCATGGTGCTGCTTTCTGTTCTTGATTATCCCAGTAGAGATGACCTCAGGCATCACCAGTAGTGGCATCACCTCCAAGGCAGTTGACCAGTAGGTGAGATTGAATACGGAATGCACTGGGGAAGAAGATCTGATGTCTTTCAGTCCATTTCTTGCTTGTGTCTGGTTCTCCACTGCGGATAGCCAAGTTTCCAGTCTCTGTAAAGCAGGTCTGTCCCTCAGGTGCAGTTAAGCTCTTGATGAGCTTCTTGATTGAAGATAGAATCTGGACTTAGAAGTTCTGCACTCATAAACACAGCATTGTTACCTCCATTAACACTCTAATGGACAAAAGGTGGACACCAGTTAGGTCAGAAACCTCGACACTCCCTTTCCCCTGATTTCGACCAGCATGTTTATTAAGTCAAGTAGCTCCACTGGAACAGGGCTAGTTAACTCTATACTCTTCTCAGAGAGACCtttagtgtgtagtgaaagATCACATCCTCATcactctgttctgtctgtctctctgtaggtgTTGGTCAGTAACTCTCTGGCGCTTCTCAGCGGCTCTAATGTACCACGCGTCTTCTGCGAGAACCTCAACATTAGTGTGTGTCCTCTCACTGAAGGCAGCAAACAGGTAACACCCACAGTAACGCACACCAAAGACCCGTGGAGCTGAACAGTAATTCCCATGAGTTGTAAGCAGCTTTGGTTCTGGAGATTTAAGGTGAGGTCCAACACACCATGCTGTAGAATCTTAGCCCAGAAACTTCCAGAAGCAGAACTTTTCCATGATTCTGGTGATCTCTTTAGTTGGCATGACTTTAGTACTTTACTGCTGAtgttctgtgtctgtatctctcaGTTCTTGCTGAATGTGTATAACCCTCTCGCTCGTCCCGTGCGCTGGTCAGTTCACCTTCCTGTTAATGGAACCGTATACAACGTCACAGACTCGGACGACACACCTGTGGACAATCAGGTGGgtgtggttcacatccccttatTAATCTGTGATGACTTATCCCAGACtggtctttctctttttttaatgaacccCACcttctccgtctgtctctcagGTGATTCCCGTTTCCAAGGCAACTCAGGATTTGAGGCGGGATCGTGGTTCTGCTCAGTTTGAGTTGGTCTTTCAAGTTCAGGCTCCTCCAATGGGCTTCAACACTTACACCATCACTCTGGTGCATAACAGCCCCGCCCCAGCCCCACCCAAACCTGGAGCCCCGCCTTCCATTCAGAATAAGGTTAGAACACAGTCTCTCGACCCAGAGCCCAAGCACTACCAGGACAGAATCCACATTCCACCTCTAGCTAGTGTTCCTACATCTATCTAGAACCCAAAGGTCAACAGTTCCTCTGTCCAGAACCAATAAAGAACCCAGTGGTCCATTTCCCCAGAATCTCTCAGGTGCATTGTGGGTGTTGTGTATACCttgttatatagtgtgtgtgtgtgtgtgtgtgtggtacataGTGAAGTGTATTaatatgtagtgcactatagaGTGGTTAGGGACAGAGCCGGTGTGTGTCCTGTCTGTTTCAGTACCTGAAGGTGACCTTTGACACACTAACAGGACTGCTCAGTGGACTGACCAACCTGGAAACACAGCAGACCATCAAACTCACACAGAACTTCTACTggtctgtctcacactctctcacaaacacacactgtaatgatTTTACTGAGTGGTAAGAGTGAATCTGCCAGTACagaaaagaaagtgtgtgtgtgtgtgtttgttggttgCAGGTACAATGCAAGTGTTGGCAACTTGGAGAGCTCTCAGACGTCAGGAGCTTATATTTTCAGACCAAACTCTTCAACACCCATTACTATTAACACAAAGCCTGAAGTCACCACACTGCAGGTaatatacactcacatgcacacacatacatacacacttcctgtttataactgtgtgtgtgtgtgtagaactcTGTGGTACAGGAGGTGAGACAGCAGTTCAGTCCGTGGGTGTCCCAGGTTGTACGTCTCTATGCTGAGAGCAAACACCTTGACCTCGAGTGGACCGTAGGACCCATACCAGTCAggtaaggacacacacacacacacacacacacacacacagacagacacagcaATAATTAGATGAAAAACACATCATACTAAAAACCCAGAATATCACACTCATCCTGTGAATATAGGAGTATAaacgtgcgtgcgtgtgtgcgtgcgtgtgtgcatgctcAGGGATGGTTTTGGGAAGGAGGTGATCACTCGGCTGGACTCGAGTATTAAAACAGAGGGATATTTCTACACTGACTCTAACGGCAGAGAGATCCTGCAGAGACGGTaacgatcacacacacacacgcgcgcacacacacagtacagctctaGTCACATGATCCCTCTCCGTCCAATCAGGAAAGACTATCGCCCCACGTGGGACCTGAACCAGACGGAGCCAGTTGCAGGAAATTATTATCCAATCAACTCTCGCTCCTTCATGAAGGTGTGTTCTTACTGACCACTTATTTCAATTATGACTGAATACTCCCCATTTGTACTTTAATtcatgtacgtgtgtgtgtgtaggatgaacAGAACCAGCTGACAGTGGTCACTGATCGCTCTCAGGGCATCAGCAGCATTTCCAATGGTTCCCTTGAGATCATGGTGATTATTTCAGgctccacaccaacaccagtacacacaccatgtgttctaatgtgtgtgtgtgtgtgtgtgtgtgtgtgtgtgtcaggtgcaCAGGCGTTTGCTGCGTGATGATTATCGAGGTGTGGGTGAGCCTCTCTCAGAGCCTGGAGACTACTATGATGGCCTCTCTGTACGTGGACGCTTGCTCTTGGCTCTGACTCCGCCCAGCACTGCGGCCGACACCCACCGCCCCCTCGGCCAGGAGATGGTGTTCCAGCCCACGCTGTCCTTCCAGCAGGGGGCGATACATAGCACCACCCCACAGGTACAACATGTACAGATACTACAGGATAGAAATACAATCTTCACACCAGACTGTCTCACAACCTCACTCTCTCTACCTCTACCTGTACCACCACCCCTCCCCCCACCCAGTTCTCAGGCTTAACCTCagcactgccccctgctgttcaTGTGCTGACCCTGTCTCAGTGGGATCAGGATTCTGTGCTGTTGAGGCTGGAGCATCAGTACGAGCGGTCAGAAAGCCACGCCCACTCTCAGCCGGTCACAGTCAGTCTGcaggtaacacactacactacagtctgtaaaaaaaaaaaaaaaaaaaaccctctcaaCTCGCATGTTCCAGATCTTCAAACAGAATAGAACACAGgacagtttttaaatgattttatttaacacCAGCCGGACGTGTGAAGAAATGACCGCCTCTTCGGTTACTCAGTCATCCAGTTAATTAAAGCTAATTGATCACAGGGTCAGTTCATCTCTGTTGAATCTAAACATCACTGAAACTTCTCCAGCGAGGTGACATAGGCTGAAGGATCTCATGAAGCAGCACAATCTACAGAGGTCAGGAGAAACATGAGAGCCACAGAACCACAGTGAGAGCCACAGTCACTTCAGTTTGGACCTTAAACAGGAAGTTTAATGTTCTAAAGAAGAGAGGAACAAACTTCCTCCACAGAGAAGTTCTCCAAAACGGTTGTTTGCAGTTGTTTGTGCAAATGTGGCACAGGGGGTTCTGAAGTTTAGTGGAGCAGTAACTCCTCCACACCAGTGATGCtaaacactagtgtgtgtgtgtgtgtgtgtagaaaatgTTTTCCACTCTGGAGGTCGTGGGCGTGTCTGAGATGAGTCTGGGAGCCAATCAGTGGAAAGAGGACATGAAGCGCATGAAGTGGAAGCTCAacaaaagtacacacacacacacagatataactgATATGGCTATATTTAAAAGAATAaggaatgtttttttatatttcctaTACACCGTATTATTACAGTGTAAACACTTTATCTGTGATTATAAAGGTATTTGATTTAGTTTTTAATTCTTCACTTGAACTGTTTACATGAGAAACTGTCCTGTTGTATTGAGCTCTCTCTAATAACACTGTGCTGTAGGTGAGCCGGTGACGCCCCTGCGTGAGCGCGAGGGAGACCCCGTACCCTGGGAGATAACACTCAACCCTATGGAGATTCGCACCTTCCTGCTGCGAGTGCGCTACAAATAAAATGACCAATCACATAGCTGCGTCACTGCAGTGGCCACTGAGTTCACACTGCCACATcaaccagccaatcagagctcagcacAGTCACAGCATCACTGTCCGGACCAATCACACGCAGAGGGCGGGCCATCTTTAATCCTGACCTGCTGTCCGTCGCCTTACTGTTTCTTTTGTATGATCGATTTTAAGTTCACATTAAATTCATTTCTTTAGGGACACTCACCATGACATGGTGGGTGTGttttaattctgtgtttcagttctgtttaacacacactgacagtttcACAGCCACAAGTctattacccacaatgcactgctcctgttcacacacacagggctggaATAACTAACCCCACCCCCCCTTTGCcacagtgcattgtgggtaaatgtgtgttttagaCAGAGCTGGGTTTATAAAAGGCATAAATCGTTGGTGCAATGTTTTTTAATTGGTGTATATTTTTCTACTGTTCTGAAAACTTGTTAGTCATTAAATCATGAATTTATTCAAGCACAAGCATTCTCATAACTTCAGttaacacacaccatccacatggggggaaaaaatgagctttatttcaagaaaattttgAACATATTCATAACATACACTCCCCCTTCCATAATACTGCTGAAATATATTGAATTTATTGGTAAACTTGAGCTGAGTGTTCTCCCTCACTCGTCTcactgcagctctgtgtgtgaagGGGAAGGGGAAGGGGAACGAGGGGGGGGGGTCCGGTTTGTTTGCTGAGAGTTTCTTCACCAGGCCAAaagaaaacaagcaaataaaatcTCGGTATAAAGGAGCAGAGGAAGAGCCATGAAGAttaactgattaattaattcTCCTCTTTAACACTTCATCTCCTAAAAAAcaatcaacaacaaaaagagaACTTCCTGTAGGATCCAGCGCTCCTGTCTGtccaca
This genomic window from Hemibagrus wyckioides isolate EC202008001 linkage group LG27, SWU_Hwy_1.0, whole genome shotgun sequence contains:
- the man2b1 gene encoding lysosomal alpha-mannosidase, which gives rise to MAARGSVSLAVFLLLGPAAGVWCFPSLREPGCGYKSCPATKPSMLNVHLVPHTHDDVGWLKTVDQYYYGGRNDIQHAGVQYILDSVVSELQKDPARRFIYVETAFFYRWWKNQEQETRNIVTQLVEQGRLEFVNGGWCMSDEASTHYSAVIDQMTLGLRFLNETFGDCARPRVAWHIDPFGHAREHASMFAQMGYDGFFFGRLDYQDKAHRMQMKEMEMVWRASESLEAPTADLFTGILPNGYNPPAGFCWDQSCSDTPVQDDPDLEDYNVDQIVDTFIRISYTQAEIYKTNHIIMTMGSDFQYENAVPWYKNMDKLIRYVNAKQAGGSKVHVLYSTPSCYLQELNLANISWPLKTDDFFPYADNAHNFWTGYFTSRPALKRYERLCNSFLQTCNQLEVLGGPKSTHGPFGQGDSDTLKRAMAVAQHHDAVSGTEKQHVADDYAKRLAIGSAHCQVLVSNSLALLSGSNVPRVFCENLNISVCPLTEGSKQFLLNVYNPLARPVRWSVHLPVNGTVYNVTDSDDTPVDNQVIPVSKATQDLRRDRGSAQFELVFQVQAPPMGFNTYTITLVHNSPAPAPPKPGAPPSIQNKYLKVTFDTLTGLLSGLTNLETQQTIKLTQNFYWYNASVGNLESSQTSGAYIFRPNSSTPITINTKPEVTTLQNSVVQEVRQQFSPWVSQVVRLYAESKHLDLEWTVGPIPVRDGFGKEVITRLDSSIKTEGYFYTDSNGREILQRRKDYRPTWDLNQTEPVAGNYYPINSRSFMKDEQNQLTVVTDRSQGISSISNGSLEIMVHRRLLRDDYRGVGEPLSEPGDYYDGLSVRGRLLLALTPPSTAADTHRPLGQEMVFQPTLSFQQGAIHSTTPQFSGLTSALPPAVHVLTLSQWDQDSVLLRLEHQYERSESHAHSQPVTVSLQKMFSTLEVVGVSEMSLGANQWKEDMKRMKWKLNKSEPVTPLREREGDPVPWEITLNPMEIRTFLLRVRYK